The Sulfuricaulis sp. genome contains a region encoding:
- a CDS encoding OmpA family protein, giving the protein MKRPISLLVIAAGAFLTGCVSTSTFDEKSAELVACESRAKSELAACNTARTDAETKLAVATQELDVYRKVAEANKQKLEVVQQRENQLRDRMQKELTDKSVEIEQLRGQLTVRMLDKIVFRSGSADILPDGMAVLDKLVEAIADSTDIIRVEGHTDDTPISDKLKVKYPSNWELSAARASAVARYIETKHHVNPKRLESLGFSMYHPLAPNDTDENKQRNRRVEIVLKPVVEAEAAPAMPAPSAIPETTGKAQ; this is encoded by the coding sequence ATGAAACGTCCAATATCTTTATTAGTAATAGCGGCTGGCGCATTCCTGACCGGCTGTGTATCGACCTCGACCTTCGATGAGAAGTCGGCGGAGCTGGTAGCCTGCGAGTCGCGCGCGAAAAGCGAACTTGCGGCCTGCAACACCGCCCGCACCGATGCCGAAACCAAGCTCGCGGTAGCTACGCAGGAGCTGGATGTGTACCGCAAAGTGGCCGAGGCCAACAAGCAGAAGCTCGAAGTCGTGCAACAGCGGGAAAACCAGCTGCGCGACCGCATGCAGAAGGAGCTGACAGACAAGAGCGTCGAGATAGAGCAGTTGCGCGGCCAGCTCACGGTGCGGATGCTGGACAAAATTGTGTTCCGTTCCGGCAGCGCCGACATCCTGCCGGACGGCATGGCGGTGCTCGACAAACTCGTGGAGGCCATCGCGGATAGTACCGACATCATTCGCGTCGAGGGTCACACGGACGACACACCGATCAGCGACAAGCTGAAGGTGAAATATCCCTCGAACTGGGAACTTTCCGCCGCACGCGCGTCCGCCGTCGCGCGCTACATCGAGACCAAGCATCATGTTAATCCCAAGCGTCTCGAATCCCTGGGCTTCTCGATGTACCACCCGCTGGCACCCAACGACACGGACGAGAACAAACAGCGTAATCGTCGCGTCGAGATCGTGTTAAAGCCGGTGGTTGAAGCAGAAGCCGCCCCGGCGATGCCGGCACCTTCCGCGATACCCGAAACCACCGGGAAGGCGCAGTAA
- a CDS encoding DUF2238 domain-containing protein, with protein MFTRVVRHNYLLILAGVFAFEFAMLAIEPYDRADWALENALVVVSVLVLGLTYRVFPLSNISYSLIFVFLVLHEIGAHFTYAKVPYDEGFMFLFGFSLNDALGFERNHFDRAIHLFYGLLLAYPVREVFIRIASVRGFWGYFLPLDLTMSSSMLFELFEWGAAEFFGGDLGMAYLGTQGDIWDAHKDMALASLGALIAMGVTAAINLGLQRDFAAEWNESLRVKIFQPLSENNIKRVRRKRPR; from the coding sequence ATGTTCACCCGCGTGGTTCGCCACAATTACCTGCTGATCCTGGCGGGCGTATTCGCGTTCGAGTTTGCCATGCTGGCGATCGAACCGTATGACCGCGCCGACTGGGCGCTGGAGAATGCGCTGGTCGTGGTTTCGGTACTGGTGTTGGGGCTGACCTATCGTGTGTTTCCGTTGTCGAATATTTCCTATTCTTTGATCTTCGTTTTTCTCGTGCTGCATGAAATCGGTGCGCACTTTACCTATGCTAAGGTTCCGTATGATGAAGGTTTCATGTTTCTGTTTGGCTTCAGCCTGAACGATGCGCTGGGGTTCGAGCGCAATCATTTCGACCGCGCGATCCATCTTTTCTACGGGCTGCTGCTGGCCTACCCGGTGCGGGAGGTGTTCATCCGCATCGCCAGCGTACGTGGTTTCTGGGGCTATTTCCTGCCGCTCGACCTCACCATGTCCAGTTCCATGCTGTTCGAGTTGTTCGAATGGGGCGCGGCCGAATTCTTCGGCGGCGATCTTGGCATGGCCTATCTCGGTACGCAGGGCGACATCTGGGACGCGCACAAGGACATGGCGCTGGCGAGTCTCGGAGCGCTGATCGCCATGGGCGTGACCGCTGCGATCAACCTGGGCCTGCAACGGGATTTTGCCGCCGAATGGAACGAAAGCCTGCGCGTCAAGATTTTCCAGCCGCTGAGCGAAAACAATATAAAGCGCGTGCGGCGCAAGCGCCCACGCTGA
- a CDS encoding SIMPL domain-containing protein (The SIMPL domain is named for its presence in mouse protein SIMPL (signalling molecule that associates with mouse pelle-like kinase). Bacterial member BP26, from Brucella, was shown to assemble into a channel-like structure, while YggE from E. coli has been associated with resistance to oxidative stress.) yields MPRFICLIATAFILGLSITAPAGAAEETPRYNQIHFQVERTRAVDNDRMHAVLSTTAEDDNAARLADQINKTMDWALKTAKTKTQIEVRSGGYRTHPVYDKDKIRRWRATQELILEGSDFAELGGLIGQLQERLQVTSINFSVSAEKRRAVEDDLITQSLEAFKLRAELVRKQLAAKGYRIVDVSINTGGGQPVPLMRGLAMESASVAPPALEAGTSTLTLIVGGTIELQ; encoded by the coding sequence ATGCCGCGGTTCATATGCCTCATTGCCACTGCGTTTATCCTCGGTCTGTCCATCACCGCGCCAGCCGGTGCGGCCGAAGAAACGCCGCGCTATAACCAGATTCACTTCCAGGTCGAGCGAACCCGCGCGGTGGACAACGATCGCATGCACGCCGTGCTCAGCACCACTGCCGAGGACGACAACGCCGCGCGTCTCGCCGACCAGATCAACAAAACCATGGACTGGGCACTCAAGACAGCAAAAACCAAAACGCAAATCGAGGTCCGCAGCGGCGGTTACCGCACCCATCCGGTTTATGACAAGGACAAGATTCGGCGCTGGCGCGCGACGCAAGAATTAATTCTCGAAGGATCGGACTTCGCGGAATTGGGTGGCCTGATCGGGCAATTGCAGGAACGTCTGCAAGTCACTTCGATAAACTTTTCGGTATCTGCCGAGAAACGCCGAGCTGTGGAAGATGATCTGATCACGCAGTCACTCGAGGCTTTTAAGCTGCGCGCCGAGCTGGTACGCAAGCAATTGGCGGCCAAGGGTTACCGCATAGTGGATGTATCGATCAACACGGGCGGCGGGCAACCCGTCCCGCTCATGCGTGGCCTTGCCATGGAATCAGCCTCCGTCGCACCACCAGCGCTGGAAGCCGGCACCAGCACACTGACTCTTATCGTCGGCGGAACGATCGAGCTGCAATAA
- a CDS encoding glycine zipper 2TM domain-containing protein produces MNRKLLSAAVLAVATSLSAPLVLADRGDRDRDDYREVRVHQVEERYSRHDNGNHRGWYKEKHKYKNHHGHGNRHDSYERREYREYSPRAERGGDEYYPERRSSSSAPIILGSVIGGVVGHSIGRGDPGHTAVGAVIGTVIGYDIARHR; encoded by the coding sequence ATGAATCGCAAGTTACTGAGTGCTGCCGTTCTGGCCGTGGCCACCTCGCTTAGCGCGCCGCTGGTACTGGCGGATCGCGGCGACCGTGACCGCGACGATTATCGTGAGGTGCGTGTACACCAAGTGGAGGAGCGTTATTCACGTCATGATAACGGTAATCACCGCGGTTGGTACAAGGAAAAGCACAAGTACAAAAACCATCACGGGCATGGCAATCGCCATGATTCCTACGAGCGCCGTGAGTATCGCGAATACAGCCCACGCGCTGAGCGGGGCGGTGATGAGTATTATCCGGAGCGCCGTTCCAGCTCGTCCGCGCCCATCATCCTCGGGAGCGTGATCGGCGGGGTAGTGGGACACAGCATCGGACGCGGTGACCCCGGTCACACGGCGGTCGGTGCAGTGATCGGTACCGTCATCGGCTATGACATCGCCCGCCATCGCTGA
- a CDS encoding pseudouridine synthase — MGIAKHPSVVTLPATQAPYPSIVEFLCRAFPGISRDQWVRRIHEGKVLGDQNEPITTDTPYCPSKRIFYFREVETEPVIPFAEKILFQDDELLVACKPHFLPVTPGGRYVEECLLNRLRSRTGLADLAPLHRLDRETAGIIIFSVNPKTRGAYHELFMRRKVEKIYYALAEVNQPPQENQWTVENRIVQGEPRFRMKTVTGAANACSHIQLVEMKDNRGFFRLQPVTGKTHQLRLHMSGLGFGITNDRVYPDLQPERDDDFDRPLQLLAREIRFHDPVTGADREFQSERKLAW; from the coding sequence ATGGGCATTGCCAAACACCCTTCTGTCGTGACGCTACCGGCCACACAAGCGCCCTATCCTTCGATAGTGGAATTCCTGTGCCGGGCTTTCCCGGGCATTTCGCGCGACCAATGGGTACGCCGCATACACGAAGGCAAGGTACTCGGCGACCAGAACGAGCCCATCACCACGGACACGCCGTATTGCCCCTCCAAACGGATTTTCTATTTCCGGGAGGTTGAAACCGAGCCAGTCATTCCTTTCGCGGAAAAAATCCTGTTTCAGGATGACGAGCTGCTGGTAGCCTGCAAGCCGCATTTTTTGCCCGTGACTCCCGGCGGTCGTTATGTGGAGGAATGTTTACTGAACCGCCTGCGCAGCCGAACCGGCTTGGCTGATCTTGCGCCCCTGCATCGGCTCGACCGCGAGACGGCGGGCATTATCATTTTCTCCGTCAATCCCAAAACGCGCGGGGCTTATCATGAGCTCTTCATGCGCAGAAAGGTGGAGAAAATTTATTATGCGCTGGCTGAAGTAAATCAGCCGCCGCAGGAGAATCAATGGACTGTAGAAAACCGGATCGTCCAGGGAGAACCGCGCTTCCGGATGAAAACCGTCACGGGCGCCGCCAATGCCTGCTCGCACATTCAACTCGTGGAAATGAAAGACAACCGGGGATTTTTCCGCTTGCAGCCGGTGACTGGCAAAACTCACCAATTGCGATTGCACATGAGCGGCTTGGGGTTCGGGATCACTAATGACCGGGTTTATCCCGATCTACAGCCGGAGCGCGATGATGATTTCGACCGGCCGCTCCAGCTGCTGGCCAGGGAAATCCGATTCCATGACCCCGTCACCGGCGCAGACAGGGAGTTTCAGTCGGAACGGAAACTGGCGTGGTGA